One region of Halomicrobium sp. LC1Hm genomic DNA includes:
- a CDS encoding CBS domain-containing protein has product MNIADIATSDFVELDADVRLGKVRSIFERENPKGIVITEDGAYAGVITQKQLVQSHVEDNAKAGAMMRSAPKVERHDDVREVARVLVEGGAKIAPVFEGDSLWGVVTGDDILAAVLENLDALTVEQIYTKDVVTITEETHVGQAINLLRKHGISRVPVLDDDGDLSGMVTTHDIVDVVVRDMNKATRGDRSGENDRVLDLPVYDVMNSPVETTSLDDSVRDAVERMLENDFAGLVVTPDHDDSLVAGIVTKTDVLRALTFTEEDHMDVQITNINLLDNTISRDDIREEIGDVASKYQDMQVQHAHVRFHEHKEKLRGTPLIQCQIRLRTNKGQAAGSGEGYGSDTAFNVALDKLQRNVLEMKGVRADEEYRGQLLRKLGEL; this is encoded by the coding sequence ATGAATATAGCTGATATTGCCACTAGTGATTTTGTTGAACTCGACGCCGATGTCCGCCTCGGGAAAGTGCGCTCGATCTTCGAGCGCGAGAACCCCAAGGGAATCGTTATCACCGAGGACGGGGCGTACGCCGGCGTGATTACCCAGAAGCAGCTGGTCCAGTCCCACGTCGAGGACAACGCGAAGGCAGGTGCGATGATGCGGTCGGCCCCGAAAGTCGAACGCCACGACGACGTCCGCGAGGTCGCGCGCGTCCTCGTCGAGGGCGGTGCGAAGATCGCACCGGTCTTCGAGGGCGACTCTCTGTGGGGCGTCGTCACGGGCGACGACATCCTCGCAGCCGTCCTGGAGAATCTCGATGCCCTCACCGTCGAACAGATCTACACCAAAGACGTCGTCACGATCACCGAGGAGACCCACGTCGGGCAAGCGATCAACCTCCTGCGCAAGCACGGCATCTCTCGCGTGCCCGTGCTCGACGACGACGGGGACCTCTCTGGCATGGTCACGACCCACGACATCGTCGACGTGGTCGTCCGAGACATGAACAAGGCGACGCGGGGCGACCGCTCGGGCGAGAACGACCGCGTCCTCGATCTGCCGGTCTACGACGTGATGAACAGCCCCGTCGAGACGACCTCGCTTGACGACTCCGTTCGCGACGCCGTCGAACGGATGCTCGAAAACGACTTCGCCGGCCTCGTGGTCACGCCGGACCACGACGACTCGCTGGTCGCCGGTATCGTCACCAAGACGGACGTGCTCCGCGCGCTGACGTTCACCGAGGAGGACCACATGGACGTACAGATCACCAACATCAACCTCCTGGACAACACGATCTCTCGGGACGACATCCGCGAGGAGATCGGCGACGTGGCCAGCAAGTACCAGGACATGCAGGTCCAGCACGCCCACGTGCGCTTCCACGAACACAAAGAGAAGCTCCGTGGCACGCCACTGATCCAGTGTCAGATCCGCCTGCGCACCAACAAGGGACAGGCCGCCGGCTCCGGCGAGGGCTACGGCTCCGACACGGCGTTCAACGTCGCCCTCGACAAGCTCCAGCGCAACGTCCTGGAGATGAAAGGCGTCCGCGCCGACGAGGAGTACCGCGGCCAGCTGCTACGGAAGCTGGGCGAGCTGTAG
- a CDS encoding CDC48 family AAA ATPase yields MNEVQLEVAKAYPNDSGRGIARLDPDTLLHLKLSPGDIIEIEGSDTTAAKVWRADRQDWNTDTVRIDGFTRQNADVGIGERVTIRKADAEKADKLVLAPPEEASVQFGSDAAGMVKRQILKRPVVERDIVPVMSSTNHPFMRSPGQAIPLIAVETEPEGVCLITEDTDVELREEPISGFEKTGGGITYEDIGGLSSEIQRVREMVELPMKHPQIFKKLGIEPPQGVLLHGPPGTGKTLLAKAVANETSASFFSIAGPEIISKYYGESEQQLREIFEDASEEAPSIIFIDELDSIAPKREDVTGEVERRVVAQLLTMMDGLESRGQVIVIAATNRVDSVDPALRRPGRFDREIEIGVPDEVGREEILQIHTRGMPLSDDVALSNLATETHGFVGADIESLTKEAAMKALRRYLPEIDLDEEDIPPSLIDRMIIKREDFRGALNEVSPSAMREVLVELPKISWDDVGGLDDAKEQVQESVEWPMNSPEKFERMGVSPPSGVLLYGPPGTGKTLMAKAVANETDANFISVRGPQLLSKWVGESEKAIRQTFRKARQVAPTVIFFDELDSLAPGRGGETGSNVSERVVNQLLTELDGLEEMEDVMVIGATNRPDMIDPALIRSGRFDRLVMVGEPGIEGREQILKIHTDDTPLSPDVSLRELAEMTGGYVGSDLESIGREAAIEALREDDDADTVEMKHFRQAMENVRPTITDDIRDYYEQMQDEFKGGGEPQQARGGGRIGFQ; encoded by the coding sequence ATGAACGAGGTTCAACTGGAGGTCGCGAAAGCGTACCCGAACGACTCGGGGCGCGGTATCGCTCGCCTGGATCCGGACACGCTCTTGCATCTCAAGCTCTCGCCCGGCGACATTATCGAGATCGAGGGAAGTGACACCACCGCCGCGAAAGTGTGGCGTGCGGATCGACAGGACTGGAACACCGACACGGTGCGCATCGACGGCTTCACGCGACAGAACGCCGACGTGGGTATCGGCGAACGCGTGACGATCCGCAAGGCCGACGCCGAGAAGGCCGACAAGCTCGTGCTGGCACCGCCGGAGGAAGCCAGCGTCCAGTTCGGCTCGGACGCGGCGGGCATGGTCAAGCGCCAGATCCTCAAGCGCCCGGTCGTCGAGCGCGACATCGTCCCCGTGATGTCCAGTACGAACCACCCGTTCATGCGCTCGCCGGGCCAGGCGATCCCGCTGATCGCCGTCGAGACCGAGCCCGAGGGCGTCTGTCTCATCACCGAGGACACGGACGTGGAGTTGCGCGAAGAGCCAATCAGCGGCTTCGAGAAGACCGGCGGGGGCATCACCTACGAGGACATCGGCGGCCTCTCCAGTGAGATCCAGCGGGTCCGTGAGATGGTCGAGTTGCCGATGAAACACCCCCAGATCTTCAAGAAGCTCGGCATCGAGCCGCCCCAGGGGGTGTTGCTCCACGGTCCACCGGGCACGGGCAAGACCCTGCTCGCGAAGGCCGTCGCCAACGAGACCTCTGCCAGTTTCTTCTCTATTGCCGGTCCGGAGATCATCTCGAAGTACTACGGCGAGTCCGAACAGCAACTCAGGGAGATCTTCGAGGACGCCAGCGAGGAAGCGCCCTCGATCATCTTCATCGACGAACTGGACTCGATCGCGCCCAAGCGCGAGGACGTGACCGGCGAGGTCGAGCGCCGTGTCGTCGCCCAGTTGCTGACGATGATGGACGGCCTCGAATCCCGCGGGCAGGTCATCGTCATCGCCGCGACCAACCGCGTCGACAGCGTCGATCCCGCACTGCGCCGACCGGGCCGGTTCGACCGCGAGATCGAGATCGGCGTCCCCGACGAGGTCGGCCGCGAGGAGATCCTCCAGATCCACACCCGCGGGATGCCCCTCTCGGACGACGTGGCCCTCTCGAACCTGGCGACCGAGACCCACGGGTTCGTCGGTGCCGACATCGAGAGCCTGACCAAAGAGGCCGCGATGAAGGCGCTGCGCCGGTACCTCCCCGAGATCGACTTAGACGAGGAGGACATTCCGCCGAGCCTGATCGACCGCATGATCATCAAACGCGAGGACTTCCGCGGTGCCCTCAACGAGGTGAGTCCGAGCGCCATGCGGGAGGTGCTGGTCGAGCTCCCGAAGATCTCCTGGGACGACGTGGGCGGCCTCGACGACGCCAAAGAACAGGTCCAGGAGTCCGTCGAGTGGCCGATGAACAGTCCGGAGAAGTTCGAGCGCATGGGCGTCTCGCCGCCCTCCGGCGTCCTGCTGTACGGGCCGCCGGGGACCGGCAAGACCCTGATGGCCAAAGCCGTCGCCAACGAGACCGACGCCAACTTCATCTCGGTGCGGGGCCCACAGCTCCTCTCGAAGTGGGTCGGCGAGTCGGAGAAGGCGATCCGTCAGACCTTCCGGAAGGCCCGGCAGGTCGCACCGACCGTGATCTTCTTCGACGAACTCGACTCGCTCGCGCCGGGGCGTGGCGGCGAGACGGGGAGCAACGTCTCCGAGCGCGTCGTCAACCAGCTGCTGACCGAACTCGACGGGCTCGAAGAGATGGAGGACGTGATGGTGATCGGCGCGACCAACCGGCCGGACATGATCGATCCGGCACTGATCCGCTCGGGTCGCTTCGACCGCCTCGTGATGGTCGGCGAACCCGGCATCGAGGGCCGCGAGCAGATCCTCAAGATCCACACCGACGACACGCCGCTGTCGCCGGACGTGAGCCTGCGCGAACTCGCTGAGATGACCGGCGGCTACGTCGGCTCCGACCTGGAGTCGATCGGCCGCGAGGCCGCCATCGAGGCGCTGCGCGAGGACGACGACGCCGACACGGTCGAGATGAAGCACTTCCGCCAGGCCATGGAGAACGTGCGCCCGACGATCACCGACGACATCCGCGACTACTACGAGCAGATGCAAGACGAGTTCAAGGGCGGCGGCGAACCCCAGCAGGCTCGCGGTGGCGGCCGCATCGGCTTCCAATAG
- a CDS encoding universal stress protein: protein MVFLVPYDGSSPARVALERAVEYGTALDRDVVAVSYIPTGNSYAERRQWVDRDDDFPLESVTQDLQRKIEEATDDTELRYTDVSAHSPAGGFSEEVRQTAGDVDATVLFVGSDDEDVVVPVGEEADEEYDVHVVRN, encoded by the coding sequence ATGGTGTTTCTCGTTCCGTACGACGGATCGTCGCCGGCCCGTGTGGCACTCGAACGTGCAGTCGAGTACGGTACGGCGCTGGATCGCGACGTCGTCGCCGTCAGCTACATCCCGACCGGCAACAGCTACGCCGAGCGCCGGCAGTGGGTGGACCGCGACGACGACTTCCCGCTGGAATCGGTCACGCAGGATCTCCAGCGAAAGATCGAGGAGGCGACCGACGACACGGAACTGCGCTACACCGACGTGAGCGCACACTCGCCTGCGGGTGGCTTCTCCGAGGAAGTGCGCCAGACTGCCGGCGACGTGGACGCGACCGTCCTGTTCGTCGGGAGCGACGACGAGGACGTGGTCGTGCCGGTCGGCGAGGAAGCCGACGAGGAGTACGACGTCCACGTCGTCCGCAACTGA
- the larC gene encoding nickel pincer cofactor biosynthesis protein LarC, translating into MRTLAFDGRMGASGDMLLAALLAVGADRDALAPVEDALPIRYELSETVERGIGATSVAVVLTDADEARTDGTDANHQMPSKVPGHDHSHDHADGDHDHTHGDTAAEGHGPSRSLGEVREIVGEMALPASVERDALAIFEILGEAEAAVHDTTLDEMHFHEVGADDAIADIVGVCLLLDDLGVERVVTTPLSAGGGTVEMSHGTYPVPGPAVVEIAERADWSLAGGPVDAELLTPTGAAILAHLADGVDALPELAVEASGYGAGGYSFENRPNVLRAIVGDGGGGLRRDEITVLETNLDDATPEVLGSLQERLQDAGARDVSILPATMKKSRPGHLVKVVCKPADSERVARRLAEETGTLGVRAHGAGHRWIADREIATATVEIDGDAYEVDVKVATDSEGTVFDVSGEYDDATAVADETGLPVREVLRRAEDAVR; encoded by the coding sequence ATGCGAACACTCGCTTTCGACGGCCGCATGGGTGCCAGCGGCGACATGCTGCTCGCTGCCCTCCTGGCCGTCGGTGCCGATCGCGACGCCCTCGCCCCCGTCGAGGACGCCCTCCCGATCCGGTACGAACTCTCCGAGACGGTCGAACGCGGGATCGGTGCCACGAGCGTCGCGGTCGTGTTGACCGACGCAGACGAGGCTCGGACGGACGGGACCGACGCGAACCACCAGATGCCCTCGAAGGTACCGGGGCACGACCACAGCCACGACCACGCGGACGGCGACCACGATCACACTCACGGCGACACCGCCGCCGAGGGGCACGGTCCGTCCCGCTCGCTGGGCGAGGTCCGCGAGATCGTCGGGGAGATGGCCCTCCCCGCAAGCGTCGAGCGCGACGCGCTGGCGATCTTCGAGATCCTCGGCGAGGCCGAAGCCGCGGTCCACGACACCACGCTCGACGAGATGCACTTCCACGAGGTCGGGGCCGACGACGCCATCGCCGACATCGTCGGCGTCTGTCTCCTGCTGGACGACCTCGGCGTCGAACGCGTCGTCACAACGCCGCTCTCCGCGGGCGGTGGCACCGTCGAGATGAGCCACGGGACCTACCCCGTTCCCGGCCCGGCCGTCGTCGAGATCGCCGAGCGCGCCGACTGGTCGCTCGCTGGCGGGCCCGTCGACGCCGAGTTGCTGACGCCGACCGGCGCGGCGATCCTCGCACACCTCGCCGACGGCGTCGACGCGCTGCCGGAACTCGCCGTCGAGGCGTCCGGCTACGGCGCTGGGGGGTACTCGTTCGAGAACCGCCCGAACGTCCTGCGGGCGATCGTCGGCGACGGTGGCGGCGGGCTCCGCCGCGACGAGATCACCGTCCTGGAGACGAACCTCGACGACGCGACGCCGGAGGTGCTGGGTAGCTTACAGGAACGACTGCAGGACGCGGGGGCGCGAGACGTGTCGATCCTCCCGGCCACGATGAAGAAGTCACGGCCGGGACACCTCGTCAAGGTGGTCTGCAAGCCGGCAGACAGCGAGCGCGTCGCGCGCCGACTCGCCGAGGAGACGGGAACGCTGGGCGTCCGAGCCCACGGTGCCGGCCACCGCTGGATCGCCGACCGCGAGATCGCCACGGCCACGGTCGAGATCGACGGCGACGCCTACGAGGTCGACGTGAAGGTCGCCACCGACAGCGAGGGCACCGTCTTCGACGTGAGCGGCGAGTACGACGACGCCACCGCGGTCGCAGACGAGACCGGACTGCCCGTCCGCGAGGTCCTTCGCCGGGCCGAAGACGCCGTCCGGTAG
- the radB gene encoding DNA repair and recombination protein RadB has product MSEYVSTGCTEIDDLLGGGFERGAVTQIYGPPAAGKTNLALSAAVEVAAAGNSALYIDTEGLSADRMEQIAGARADETDEALADLAERIVVSEALDFEDQEVAVQDAAELASQIELIVLDSATGFYRLERDDGDGGEALRDVARQITHLLSLARKHDLAVAVTNQVFADPDSDGTRALGGHTLNHWSGAIVRLDRFRGGNRRATLEKHRAKAAGDTVQFRITEAGLAGGQDRSLD; this is encoded by the coding sequence GTGAGCGAGTACGTTTCGACCGGCTGCACGGAGATCGACGACCTGCTCGGTGGCGGGTTCGAGCGCGGCGCTGTCACTCAGATCTACGGCCCACCGGCAGCGGGCAAGACGAACCTCGCACTCAGCGCGGCGGTCGAGGTGGCGGCCGCCGGTAACTCGGCGCTGTACATCGACACGGAGGGGCTGTCGGCCGACCGGATGGAGCAGATCGCTGGCGCGCGCGCCGACGAGACGGACGAGGCGCTCGCGGACCTGGCCGAACGGATCGTCGTCTCCGAGGCGCTCGACTTCGAGGACCAGGAGGTCGCCGTCCAGGACGCCGCGGAGCTGGCCTCGCAGATCGAGCTGATCGTCCTCGACAGCGCGACCGGCTTCTACCGGCTCGAACGGGACGACGGCGACGGCGGCGAGGCGCTGCGAGACGTGGCCCGACAGATCACACACCTGCTCTCGCTGGCGCGCAAGCACGACCTGGCCGTGGCCGTCACGAACCAGGTCTTCGCGGACCCGGACAGCGACGGCACCCGAGCGCTGGGCGGCCACACGCTGAATCACTGGTCCGGCGCGATCGTCCGGCTCGATCGGTTCCGGGGCGGGAATCGGAGAGCGACACTGGAGAAACACCGCGCGAAGGCCGCGGGCGACACCGTCCAGTTCCGGATCACCGAGGCGGGTCTGGCCGGCGGACAGGACCGTTCGCTCGACTAG
- the phoU gene encoding phosphate signaling complex protein PhoU, with protein sequence MPRESYQERLEELREDVLYMSEVVLERFRVGLDALEQKDEELAWEVIEGDDEINQMYLELEQDCVDLLALQQPVAGDLRFIAASFKIITDLERVADLATNLGEYTLTADRDMFPEVDIQGIADHTLEMIEDAMAGYRDEDTDACYQIAERDDEIDERCEDASEAVVRDLIEREVADGAGEAEIEQLMNDVSRLLLTIRDLERVGDHAVNIAARTLYMVENDDELIY encoded by the coding sequence ATGCCACGCGAATCGTATCAGGAACGCCTCGAAGAGCTCCGGGAGGACGTCCTCTACATGTCGGAAGTCGTCCTGGAGCGGTTCCGCGTCGGACTCGACGCGCTCGAACAGAAAGACGAGGAACTGGCCTGGGAAGTCATCGAGGGCGACGACGAGATCAACCAGATGTACCTCGAACTCGAACAGGACTGTGTCGACCTGCTGGCGCTCCAACAGCCCGTCGCCGGTGACCTGCGCTTTATCGCCGCCTCGTTCAAGATCATCACCGACCTCGAACGCGTCGCCGACCTGGCGACCAACCTCGGCGAGTACACGCTCACCGCCGACCGGGACATGTTCCCCGAGGTCGACATCCAGGGCATCGCCGACCACACCCTGGAGATGATCGAGGACGCGATGGCGGGGTACCGCGACGAGGACACCGACGCCTGCTACCAGATCGCCGAACGGGACGACGAGATCGACGAGCGCTGTGAAGACGCCTCCGAGGCGGTCGTGCGCGACCTCATCGAGCGCGAGGTCGCCGACGGTGCCGGCGAAGCAGAGATCGAACAGCTGATGAACGACGTGTCGCGTCTCCTGTTGACGATTCGGGACCTCGAACGGGTCGGCGATCACGCCGTCAACATCGCCGCCCGGACGCTGTACATGGTCGAGAACGACGACGAACTGATCTACTGA
- the phoU gene encoding phosphate signaling complex protein PhoU has product MTRDRYEAELEALKEGVTSMATLVVERLREAARAYEDGDEDGGREIAQRDDEINELYLELESECIDLLALQQPVAGDLRFVVATFKILTDLERIADLAANIGRYAGTPGRDRLTVVPIADIADMASSQVADAIAAYVEADPEQCRTVVAGDTDLDQRCEAAADDLVRYLATYDAAGDDHETLLADTKQFLLTVRDLERVGDHAVNIAARTFYMIESDDELIY; this is encoded by the coding sequence ATGACACGAGACCGCTACGAAGCCGAACTCGAAGCGCTGAAAGAGGGCGTCACGTCGATGGCGACGCTGGTCGTCGAGCGCCTCCGCGAGGCGGCACGCGCCTACGAGGACGGCGACGAGGACGGCGGCCGGGAGATCGCCCAGCGCGACGACGAGATCAACGAGCTGTATCTCGAACTCGAAAGCGAGTGTATCGATCTGCTGGCGCTCCAACAGCCCGTGGCCGGCGATCTCAGATTCGTCGTCGCGACGTTCAAGATCCTCACCGATCTGGAGCGAATCGCCGACCTCGCCGCCAACATCGGCCGGTACGCCGGGACGCCCGGACGCGACCGCCTCACCGTCGTCCCGATCGCAGACATCGCAGACATGGCCAGCAGCCAGGTGGCCGACGCGATCGCGGCCTACGTCGAGGCGGACCCAGAGCAGTGTCGGACGGTCGTGGCCGGCGACACGGACCTCGATCAGCGCTGTGAGGCCGCGGCCGACGACCTCGTGCGATACCTGGCGACGTACGACGCGGCCGGCGACGACCACGAGACGCTGCTGGCAGACACCAAACAGTTTCTCCTGACCGTCCGTGACCTCGAACGGGTCGGCGACCACGCCGTCAACATCGCTGCCCGGACCTTCTACATGATCGAGAGCGACGACGAACTGATCTACTGA
- a CDS encoding HAD family hydrolase: MAPDYDAVVFDNDGVLIERTDERLLAEAVGEAFAAFDVSVDEERAREMVARDGPPGEAFERRFDIDPAEFWQRREAKASAIQREAIHSGEKSLYDDAAILEALPHATGLVSNNQHATIEFILDHHDLGRHFETAYGRVPTIDGARRKKPDPSYIEQALDDLGTRSALYVGDSEKDVVAAQRAGIDSAFVRRDHRADLDLSATPTYEVTDLSELADRLGVRIE, from the coding sequence ATGGCACCCGACTACGACGCCGTCGTCTTCGACAACGACGGTGTGTTGATCGAACGGACCGACGAACGGCTGCTGGCCGAAGCCGTCGGCGAGGCGTTCGCGGCGTTCGACGTATCGGTCGACGAGGAGCGCGCCCGCGAGATGGTCGCCAGGGACGGACCGCCCGGCGAGGCCTTCGAACGTCGCTTCGACATCGACCCCGCAGAGTTCTGGCAGCGACGAGAGGCGAAGGCCAGTGCGATCCAGCGCGAGGCGATCCACAGTGGCGAGAAGTCCCTCTACGACGACGCGGCGATCCTCGAAGCGCTGCCACACGCGACCGGCCTCGTCAGCAACAACCAGCACGCGACGATCGAGTTCATCCTCGATCACCACGACCTCGGGCGGCACTTCGAGACCGCGTACGGACGCGTCCCCACCATCGACGGGGCGAGACGGAAGAAGCCAGACCCAAGCTACATCGAGCAGGCACTCGACGACCTCGGCACGCGATCGGCGCTGTACGTCGGCGACAGCGAGAAAGACGTGGTCGCCGCCCAGCGGGCGGGGATCGACTCGGCGTTCGTCCGGCGGGACCACCGCGCCGACCTCGACCTCTCGGCGACGCCGACCTACGAGGTCACAGACCTCTCCGAACTGGCCGATCGACTGGGCGTCCGGATCGAGTGA
- the pstB gene encoding phosphate ABC transporter ATP-binding protein PstB: MTQNEMTSDDSTDSTAAGTTSTPDPSGEPLVDQSIEVDGTDGGAQAGREQVIEARDLDVFYGDVQALQGITMSIPENQVTAMIGPSGCGKSTFLRCINRMNDLIDAARVEGELYFEGKNIYDDDVDPVALRRRIGMVFQHPNPFPKSIYDNVAYGLRIQDETENLDEKVETALKRAALWDEVEDQLDKSALDLSGGQQQRLCIARAIAVDPDVILMDEPASALDPIATSKIEDLIEELAEEFTVVIVTHNMQQAARISDKTAVFLTGGELVEFGDTQSIFENPEHQRVEDYITGKFG, from the coding sequence ATGACACAGAACGAGATGACGAGCGACGACAGTACCGATTCCACGGCCGCTGGGACCACTTCCACCCCGGACCCGTCGGGTGAGCCACTCGTCGACCAGTCGATCGAGGTCGACGGCACCGACGGCGGTGCCCAGGCCGGTCGTGAGCAGGTCATCGAGGCCCGGGACCTGGACGTCTTCTACGGCGACGTACAGGCGCTACAGGGCATCACCATGTCGATCCCAGAGAACCAGGTGACGGCGATGATCGGCCCCTCGGGCTGTGGGAAGTCCACGTTCCTGCGGTGTATCAACCGGATGAACGACCTCATCGACGCCGCCAGGGTCGAGGGCGAACTCTACTTCGAGGGCAAGAACATCTACGACGACGACGTGGACCCGGTCGCACTGCGCCGCCGGATCGGGATGGTGTTTCAGCACCCTAACCCCTTCCCCAAGAGCATCTACGACAACGTCGCCTACGGCCTGCGGATCCAGGACGAGACCGAGAACTTAGACGAGAAGGTCGAGACGGCGCTCAAGCGAGCGGCGCTGTGGGACGAAGTCGAGGACCAGCTCGACAAGTCCGCGCTCGACCTCTCGGGTGGGCAACAACAGCGCCTCTGTATCGCTCGGGCCATCGCCGTCGATCCCGACGTGATCCTCATGGACGAGCCGGCGTCGGCGCTGGACCCGATCGCCACCTCGAAGATCGAGGACCTCATCGAGGAACTGGCCGAAGAGTTTACTGTCGTCATCGTCACACACAACATGCAACAGGCCGCCCGGATCTCGGACAAGACCGCCGTCTTCCTCACCGGCGGCGAACTCGTCGAGTTCGGCGACACGCAGTCGATCTTCGAGAACCCCGAGCACCAGCGCGTCGAGGACTACATCACCGGCAAGTTCGGATAA
- the pstA gene encoding phosphate ABC transporter permease PstA has translation MATTEPDVDWHGDDSSVNHLRGRAFEAACLAATAFGLVSVLLLLLFVANDAFRPLSADSGWLLTYAATVLAPLAALAVYYYRLDEPAGEVAYVTSGLPVVGVLLTGGFAVMFIELLSILEWFALVTSLVAAGGLIVAHGRLRPNAALERLVVLFGAPVVTVLGTPPAQFNWLVTDLAAALGVDFGLYHRVISLREVLLRLPYVPTNWLLLLGTLVAPLAVAGGVFIARRRDSRRAGFAVVGATLVGALVGLVTGPALGIGYGGWMLLVAFVALPVGIYVEGVVRRREGVRGLAFPVIAVLGVAVGSVVVDAAGFAGPDSWLDWGFLTSATSRTAADAGIYPAMVGSIMMIIVIVLATFPVGVGAAIYLEEYAPSEGPMGKFVTLVEINIGNLAGVPSVVYGLLGLALFIRIVQWPQGSIVVAGLAVGLLILPIVIISAQEAIRSVPDSFRQASYGMGATRWQTIRQVVLPEALPGILTGTILALGRAIGETAPLLMIGAAASVRLAPNGFFDVASMMPRQIYSWSSELEPAFRHGVLAAGVITLLAVLLVMNATAIVIRNRYQRE, from the coding sequence ATGGCGACGACGGAACCGGACGTCGACTGGCACGGCGACGACAGCTCGGTCAACCACCTCCGCGGGCGAGCGTTCGAGGCGGCCTGCCTCGCGGCGACCGCGTTCGGGCTCGTCTCGGTGTTGCTGCTCTTGCTGTTCGTCGCCAACGACGCGTTCAGACCGCTCTCGGCCGACAGCGGGTGGCTCCTCACCTACGCCGCGACCGTGCTGGCCCCGCTGGCCGCACTCGCGGTGTACTACTACCGGCTCGACGAACCGGCCGGCGAGGTCGCGTACGTGACCAGCGGTCTCCCCGTGGTCGGCGTCTTGCTCACGGGCGGGTTCGCGGTCATGTTCATCGAGTTGCTCTCGATCCTCGAGTGGTTCGCGCTGGTGACCTCGCTGGTCGCGGCCGGCGGCCTGATCGTCGCCCACGGACGCCTGCGGCCCAACGCGGCCCTCGAACGCCTCGTCGTGCTGTTTGGCGCGCCGGTCGTGACGGTCCTGGGGACCCCGCCCGCCCAGTTCAACTGGCTCGTCACCGACCTGGCGGCGGCGCTGGGCGTCGACTTCGGGCTGTACCACCGCGTGATCAGTCTGCGAGAAGTGCTGTTGCGCTTGCCGTACGTGCCCACCAACTGGCTGTTGCTCCTCGGGACGCTGGTCGCGCCACTCGCAGTGGCCGGCGGCGTGTTCATCGCCCGGCGTCGCGACTCTCGACGGGCCGGCTTCGCGGTCGTCGGCGCGACACTCGTCGGTGCGCTGGTCGGCCTCGTCACCGGTCCGGCGCTCGGGATCGGCTACGGCGGCTGGATGCTGCTGGTCGCGTTCGTCGCGCTGCCGGTCGGCATCTACGTCGAGGGCGTCGTGCGCCGTCGCGAAGGCGTGCGCGGACTGGCCTTCCCGGTCATCGCCGTCCTCGGCGTGGCCGTCGGCAGCGTCGTCGTCGATGCCGCCGGCTTCGCCGGTCCCGACTCCTGGCTCGACTGGGGGTTCCTGACCAGTGCGACCTCGCGGACCGCCGCCGACGCCGGGATCTACCCCGCGATGGTCGGCTCGATCATGATGATCATCGTGATCGTCCTGGCGACGTTCCCCGTCGGCGTCGGCGCGGCGATCTATCTGGAAGAGTACGCCCCCTCCGAGGGGCCGATGGGCAAGTTCGTCACGCTCGTCGAGATCAACATCGGGAACCTGGCCGGCGTCCCCTCGGTCGTCTACGGCCTGCTGGGACTGGCACTGTTCATCCGGATCGTCCAGTGGCCCCAGGGCTCGATCGTCGTCGCCGGTCTCGCGGTCGGCCTGTTGATCCTGCCGATCGTCATCATCTCCGCACAGGAGGCGATCCGCTCGGTGCCCGACTCGTTCCGACAGGCCTCCTACGGGATGGGTGCGACCCGCTGGCAGACGATCCGGCAGGTCGTCCTGCCCGAAGCGCTGCCGGGGATCCTCACCGGGACGATCCTGGCGCTCGGGCGTGCGATCGGCGAGACGGCACCGCTGCTGATGATCGGGGCGGCGGCGTCGGTGCGACTCGCCCCGAACGGCTTCTTCGACGTGGCGAGTATGATGCCCCGACAGATCTACAGCTGGTCGAGCGAACTGGAGCCGGCGTTTCGCCACGGCGTCCTCGCCGCTGGCGTGATCACGCTCCTGGCGGTGTTGCTGGTGATGAACGCGACTGCGATCGTCATCCGCAACCGGTATCAACGAGAGTGA